One genomic region from Zalophus californianus isolate mZalCal1 chromosome 2, mZalCal1.pri.v2, whole genome shotgun sequence encodes:
- the STAR gene encoding steroidogenic acute regulatory protein, mitochondrial gives MLLATFKLCAGSSYRHMRNMKGLRHQAVLAISQELNRRALGGPTPGAWIHQVRRRSSLLGSRLEDTLYSDQELAYIRQGEEAMQKALGILSSQEGWKEENQQANGDQVLSKVVPDVGKVFRLEVVVDQPMERLYEELVERMEAMGEWNPNVKEIKVLQKIGKDTVITHELAAEAAGNLVGPRDFVSVRCAKRRGSTCVLAGIATHFGEMPEQKGVIRGEHGPTCMVLHPLAQSPSKTKLIWLLSIDLKGWLPKTIINQVLSQTQVDFANHLRKHLESSPAPEARC, from the exons ATGCTTCTAGCCACATTCAAGCTGTGTGCTGGGAGCTCCTACAGACACATGCGCAACATGAAGG GGCTGAGGCACCAGGCTGTGCTGGCCATCAGCCAGGAGCTGAACCGGAGGGCACTGGGGGGCCCGACCCCCGGCGCGTGGATTCACCAGGTTCGGCGTCGGAGTTCTCTGCTCG GTTCTCGGCTGGAAGACACCCTCTACAGCGACCAGGAGCTAGCCTATATCCGGCAGGGAGAGGAGGCCATGCAGAAGGCCCTGGGTATCCTCAGCAGCCAGGAGGGCTGGAAGGAGGAGAACCAGCAG GCGAATGGGGACCAAGTACTGAGTAAAGTGGTCCCAGATGTGGGCAAGGTATTCCggctggaggtggtggtggaccAGCCCATGGAGAGGCTTTATGAAGAGCTCGTGGAACGCATGGAAGCAATGGGAGAGTGGAACCCAAATGTCAAGGAGATCAAG GTCCTGCAGAAGATTGGAAAAGATACAGTCATCACCCATGAGCTGGCTGCAGAAGCAGCAGGAAACCTGGTGGGGCCCCGTGACTTCGTGAGCGTGCGCTGTGCCAAGCGCCGAGGCTCCACCTGTGTGTTGGCTGGCATTGCCACACATTTCGGGGAGATGCCTGAGCAGAAAGGTGTCATCAG AGGCGAGCATGGTCCCACGTGCATGGTGCTCCATCCCCTGGCTCAAAGTCCCTCAAAGACCAAACTCATCTGGCTGCTCAGCATTGACCTCAAG GGATGGCTGCCAAAGACCATCATCAACCAGGTCTTATCACAGACCCAGGTGGATTTTGCCAACCACCTGCGCAAGCACCTGGAGTCCAGCCCTGCTCCTGAAGCCAGGTGTTAA